In Zalophus californianus isolate mZalCal1 chromosome 17, mZalCal1.pri.v2, whole genome shotgun sequence, one DNA window encodes the following:
- the GSE1 gene encoding genetic suppressor element 1 isoform X8, protein MFGLKPPLYYLPGSSLSSESSPVSSPATNHSSPASTPKRVPMGPIIVPPGGHSVPSTPPVVTIAPTKTVNGVWRSESRQDAGSRGSSGGRERLIVEPPLPQEKAGGPAIPSHLLSTPYPFGISPSSVVQDSRFPPLNLQRPVHHVVPPSTVPEDYLRSFRPYHTTEDLRMSSLPPLGLDPAAAAAAYYHPSYLAPHPFPHPAFRMDDSYCLSALRSPFYPIPTPGSLPPLHPSAMHLHLSGVRYPPELSHSSLAALHSERMSSLSAERLQLDEELRREREREADREREKEREREREKEREREKELEREREKERERELERQREQRAREKDLLAAKALEPAFLPVAELHGLRSHAAEERGKPSEQLTPTRAEKLKEAGLQVSKPGQHPLHPTPTAHHAVPSLLSNHSIFPLPGSSATTALLIQRTNEEEKWLARQRRLRQEKEDRQSQVSEFRQQVLEQHLDMGRPPVPTEAEHRPESTRPGPNRPELGSRDPPQHFGGPPPLISPKPQHHSVPTGLWNPVSLMDSTLETRRAPESHPLHSHPTPFEPSRQAAVPLVKVERVYCPEKVEEGPRKREATPLDKYQPPPREAASLEHQAFPHGPGPFLAELEKSTQTILGQQRASLTQPAPFGELPGPLKPGSPYRPAAPRGPDPAYIYDEFLQQRRRLVSKLDLEERRRREAQEKGYFYDLDDSYDESDEEEVRAHLRCVAEQPPLKLDTSSEKLEFLQLFGLTTQQQKEELLTQKRRKRRRMLRERSPSPPTIQNKRQTPSPRLALSTRYSPDEMNNSPNFEEKKKFLTIFNLTHISAEKRKDKEKLVEMLHAMKQKALSAAVADPLRNSPRDSPAVSLSEPATQQASLDTEKPVGVAASLSDVANAMETGRLEQLRPQELSQVQEAAPASSEKARLSEAPGGKKSLSMLHYIRGPAPKDIPVPLSHSINGKSKPWEPFMAEEFAHQFHESVLQSTQKALQKHKGNVAVLSAEQNHKVDTSIHYNIPELQSSSRLPLPQHNGQQEAPPGRKGPLTQETDQDSEEDEEDGQGEDDEPPRRRWQGIEAIFEAYQEHMEEQNLERQVLQTQCRRLEAQHYSLSLTAEQLSHSMAELRSQKQKIVSERERLQAELDHLRKCLALPAMHWPRGYFKGYPR, encoded by the exons GGTCTTCACTGAGCAGCGAGTCGTCCCCCGTGTCCTCGCCGGCCACCAACCACAGCTCCCCAGCCAGCACGCCCAAGCGCGTGCCCATGGGCCCCATCATCGTCCCCCCTGGGGGCCACAGTGTGCCCAGCACGCCCCCCGTGGTGACGATCGCCCCAACCAAGACCGTCAATGGCGTCTGGAGGAGCGAGAGCCGGCAG GACGCTGGCTCTCGGGGCAGCAGCGGTGGTCGGGAGCGCCTCATCGTGGAGCCCCCGCTGCCCCAGGAGAAGGCGGGGGGCCCAGCcatcccctcccacctgctcagcACCCCGTACCCTTTTGGCATCTCCCCCAGCTCTGTGGTGCAGGACTCGCGCTTCCCACCACTCAA CCTCCAGCGGCCTGTGCACCACGTGGTGCCCCCGAGCACCGTGCCCGAGGACTACCTGAGGAGCTTCCGGCCCTACCACACCACCGAGGACCTGCGCatgtcctccctgcctcccctcggCCTGgaccccgccgccgccgccgccgcctacTACCACCCAAGCTACCTGGCCCcgcacccattcccccacccggCCTTCAG GATGGATGACTCCTACTGCTTGTCAGCCCTACGGTCCCCCTtctaccccatccccacccccggctccctgcccccactgcacCCGTCTGCTATGCATCTGCACCTCTCCGGGGTCCGCTACCCCCCCGAGCTCTCCCACTCGTCCCTGGCCGCGCTGCACTCGGAGCGGATGTCCAGCCTCAGCGCCGAGAG GCTGCAGCTGGATGAGGAGCTGAGGCGCGAGCGGGAGCGGGAAGCCGACCGCGAGCGGGAGAAGGAGCGCGAGCGCGAGCGGGAGAAGGAGCGCGAGCGGGAGAAGGAGCTGGAGCGCGAGCGGGAGaaggagcgggagcgggagctgGAGCGCCAGCGGGAGCAGCGGGCCCGCGAGAAGGACCTGCTGGCGGCCAAGGCGCTGGAGCCGGCCTTCCTGCCCGTGGCCGAGCTGCACGGGCTGCGGAGCCACGCCGCCGAGGAGCGGGGCAAGCCCTCGGAGCAGCTGACCCCGACGCGCGCAG AGAAGCTGAAGGAGGCGGGCCTGCAAGTCTCGAAGCCCGGGCAGCACCCCTTGCACCCCACGCCCACCGCCCACCACGCCGTGCCCAGCCTCCTCTCCAACCACAGCATCTTCCCGCTGCCGGGCAGCAGCGCCACCACAGCCCTGCTGATCCAGCGCACCAACGAGGAGGAAAAGTGGCTGGCGCGGCAGCGACGGCTGCGGCAGGAGAAGGAAGACCGGCAGTCCCAGGTGTCGGAGTTTCGGCAGCAGGTGCTGGAGCAGCACCTGGACATGGGCCGGCCCCCGGTTCCCACGGAGGCGGAGCACAGGCCGGAGAGCACCAG GCCAGGACCGAACCGTCCAGAGCTGGGCAGCCGAGATCCCCCACAGCACTTTGGCGGGCCCCCGCCACTCATCTCGCCCAAGCCCCAGCACCATTCTGTGCCCACGGGCCTCTGGAACCCGGTGTCCCTGATGGACAGCACCCTGGAGACACGGCGGGCCCCTGAGAGCCACCCTCTGCACAGCCACCCCACTCCCTTTGAGCCCAGCCGCCAGGCAGCCGTCCCCCTGGTGAAAGTGGAACGGGTCTACTGCccagagaaggtggaggaggggcccCGGAAGCGAGAGGCCACCCCCCTGGACAAGTACCAGCCACCCCCAAGGGAGGCAGCGAGCCTGGAGCACCAGGCCTTTCCTCACGGGCCCGGGCCCTTTCTGGCTGAGCTGGAAAAATCCACCCAGACCATCCTGGGCCAGCAGCGGGCCTCCCTCACCCAGCCTGCCCCCTTTGGGGAGCTCCCGGGGCCCCTGAAGCCAGGCTCGCCCTACCGGCCTGCAGCCCCACGGGGCCCCGACCCCGCCTACATCTATGACGAGTTCCTGCAGCAGCGGCGGAGGCTGGTCAGCAAGCTGGACCTGGAGGAGCGCAGGCGGCGAGAGGCCCAGGAGAAAG GCTACTTCTACGACCTGGATGACTCTTACGACGAGAGCGACGAGGAGGAGGTCAGGGCCCACCTCCGCTGCGTGGCCGAGCAGCCGCCACTCAAGCTGGATACTTCCTCCGAG AAGCTAGAGTTTTTGCAACTTTTTGGCTTGACCACCCAACAGCAGAAGGAGGAATTGCTGACCCAGAAGCGGAGGAAGCGGCGGCGGATGCTGAGGGAGAGAAGCCCGTCACCCCCGACGATTCAGAACAAGCGGCAGACGCCTTCACCGAGACTGGCACTGTCCACGCGCTACAGTCCCGACGAGATGAACAATAGCCCCAACTTCGAAGAGAAGAAGAAGTTCCTGACCATCTTCAACCTGACTCACATCAGTGCCGAGAAGAGAAAAG ACAAAGAGAAACTTGTTGAAATGCTCCATGCCATGAAGCAGAAGGCCCTGTCCGCAGCAGTGGCAGACCCACTCAGGAATTCTCCGAGGGACAGTCCTGCTGTCTCCCTGAGCG AACCAGCCACGCAGCAAGCCTCTCTGGATACGGAGAAGCCTGTGGGTGTTGCTGCTTCCTTGTCTGATGTTGCAAACGCCATGGAGACTGGGAGACTGGAGCAGCTCCGGCCCCAGGAGCTGTCGCAGGTCCAGGAGGCAGCTCCTGCCAGCAGCGAGAAGGCCAGGCTGAGCGAGGCCCCCGGGGGCAAGAAGAGCCTAAGCATGCTTCATTACATCCGGGGCCCTGCGCCCAAGGACATTCCCGTGCCCCTGTCCCACAGCATCAACGGGAAGAGCAAGCCATGGGAGCCCTTCATGGCGGAGGAGTTTGCACATCAGTTCCACGAGTCTGTGCTGCAGTCCACCCAGAAGGCCCTGCAGAAGCATAAAG GGAACGTAGCCGTGCTGTCTGCAGAGCAGAACCACAAAGTGGACACGTCCATCCACTACAACATTCCCGAGCTCCAGTCCTCCAGccgcctccctctgccccagcacaACGGGCAGCAGGAGGCGCCCCCTGGGAGGAAGGGCCCCCTCACGCAGGAGACGGACCAGGACTCAGAGGAGGACGAGGAAGACGGGCAGGGGGAGGACGACGAACCCCCCAGGCGCAGGTGGCAAGGGATTGAGGCCATCTTCGAAGCTTACCAGGAACATATGGAAG AGCAAAACCTGGAGCGGCAGGTGCTGCAGACGCAGTGCAGACGGCTGGAGGCCCAGCACTATAGCCTCAGCCTCACAGCGGAGCAGCTCTCCCACAGCATGGCG GAGTTGAGGAGCCAGAAACAGAAGATTGTTTCAGAGAGGGAGCGACTCCAGGCAGAACTGGATCACTTAAGGAAGTGCCTTGCGTTGCCTGCAATGCATTGGCCTAGAGGTTACTTTAAGGGATATCCTAGGTGA